A portion of the Callithrix jacchus isolate 240 chromosome 13, calJac240_pri, whole genome shotgun sequence genome contains these proteins:
- the LOC118146653 gene encoding beta-defensin 109, whose product MRLHSLLFILLLFSILLSPVRSGLGPAEGHCLNLGGICRRDICKVIEDEIGACQRRMKCCRVWWVSLPIPTPLIMSDYQEPLKSKLK is encoded by the exons ATGAGACTCCATTCGCTTCTCTTTATTCTCCTtcttttttcgattctcttatcCCCAG TAAGAAGTGGTTTGGGTCCTGCTGAAGGTCACTGTCTCAACTTGGGTGGTATTTGCAGAAGAGACATCTGCAAAGTAATAGAAGATGAAATTGGTGCCTGCCAACGGAGGATGAAGTGCTGTAGAGTATGGTGGGTTTCACTCCCAATTCCGACACCACTTATCATGTCAGATTATCAAGAACCTCTTAAATCTAAGTTGAAATGA
- the LOC100409545 gene encoding LOW QUALITY PROTEIN: ubiquitin carboxyl-terminal hydrolase 17-like protein 6 (The sequence of the model RefSeq protein was modified relative to this genomic sequence to represent the inferred CDS: inserted 2 bases in 2 codons; substituted 1 base at 1 genomic stop codon) → MEADSLHLGGESHFKDFPKLTSSRPDAAVANFKLRSLPEKSSLSSEPHVHLSDDLAPEPARQLAPREKLPLSSRRPAAVGAGLQNMGNTCYVNASLQCLTYTPPLAKYMLSGEHSRTCHCQKCCMLCTMQAHMTQALHHPGHVIQPSQALAAGFHHXRQEDAHEFLMFTLNAMKKTRLPSHKQLDHHSEDTTLIHQIFGGYWRSQIKCLHCDGVSDTFDPYLDTALGIQAAQSAKQAWEHLVKPEELNGDSAYHCGTCLQKVPASKTLTLHTSPKVLILVLKRFSHVTGHKLAKNVPYPECLDMQLSQQNTGPLLYVLYAVLVHTGWSCHNGHHFSYVKAGAGDGQWYKMGDAEVTACGVTSALNQQACVLFYIRKTELERDSETVSIGREPRALGTEATHRGATQGELKRXPGLQVPDSKELLEERATDETTLDHWKFLXEQNKTKPEFNIRNVEWTRPPNVLVIHQLKYKSGMKNHHPEQQSSLLKNSSGSLTDHESMHTGTLACLKGRARRPKGKNKHSKRALPVCQ, encoded by the exons ATGGAGGCCGATTCACTCCACTTGGGAGGTGAGTCGCACTTCAAGGACTTTCCAAAACTCACATCTTCTCGGCCAGATGCAGCTGTTGCCAACTTCAAGCTGAGGTCTCTACCTGAGAAGTCATCACTGTCATCTGAGCCCCATGTCCACCTCTCTGATGATTTGGCTCCTGAGCCAGCAAGACAGCTGGCTCCCAGGGAGAAACTTCCTCTGAGTAGCAGGAGACCTGCTGCGGTGGGGGCTGGGCTCCAGAACATGGGAAACACTTGCTACGTGAATGCTTCGCTGCAGTGCCTGACATACACACCACCCCTTGCCAAGTACATGCTGTCCGGGGAGCACTCTCGAACTTGTCATTGCCAGAAGTGCTGCATGCTGTGTACTATGCAAGCTCACATGACGCAGGCCCTCCACCATCCTGGCCACGTCATCCAGCCCTCACAGGCATTGGCTGCTGGCTTCCATC ACAGGCAGGAAGATGCCCATGAATTTCTCATGTTCACTCTAAATGCCATGAAAAAGACAAGACTTCCCAGCCACAAGCAGCTAGATCATCACTCAGAGGACACCACCCTCATCCACCAAATATTTGGAGGCTACTGGAGATCTCAAATCAAGTGTCTCCACTGCGATGGCGTTTCAGACACCTTCGACCCTTACCTGGACACCGCCCTGGGTATCCAGGCCGCCCAGAGTGCAAAGCAAGCTTGGGAACATCTGGTGAAGCCTGAAGAACTCAATGGAGACAGTGCCTATCATTGTGGTACTTGTCTCCAGAAGGTGCCGGCCTCCAAGACGTTAACTTTACACACCTCCCCCAAGGTCCTCATTCTTGTATTGAAGAGATTCTCCCATGTCACGGGCCACAAACTGGCCAAGAATGTGCCATATCCTGAGTGCCTTGACATGCAGCTGTCTCAGCAGAACACAGGACCTCTTCTCTATGTTCTTTATGCTGTGCTGGTCCACACCGGGTGGAGTTGTCACAATGGACATCACTTCTCTTATGTCAAAGCAGGAGCTGGGGATGGCCAGTGGTATAAAATGGGTGATGCTGAGGTCACTGCCTGTGGCGTTACTTCTGCCCTGAATCAACAGGCCTGTGTTCTCTTTTACATCCGGAAGACTGAATTGGAAAGAgacagtgagactgtgtcaatAGGCAGGGAACCAAGAGCCCTTGGAACTGAAGCCACACACAGGGGAGCAACCCAAGGAGAGCTCAAGA GACCCGGCCTCCAGGTCCCTGACTCAAAAGAGCTCTTGGAGGAAAGAGCCACTGACGAAACCACCTTAGACCACTGGAAATTCCtctaagaacaaaacaaaaccaaaccagagTTCAACATCAGAAACGTCGAATGGACGCGGCCTCCCAATGTACTTGTGATTCATCAATTGAAATACAAGAGTGGGATGAAAAACCATCATCCTGAACAGCAAAGCTCCCTGCTGAAAAACTCCTCCGGGAGCCTGACAGATCACGAGTCCATGCACACCGGCACTCTCGCTTGTCTGAAAGGGAGGGCCAGGAGACCCAAAGGGAAGAACAAGCACAGCAAGAGGGCTCTGCCCGTGTGCCAGTGA